The window AAAGGGGGCTACTCAACATAGAACAACTACGATTAAAATGGCCGGCAAACTTATAAATTCAACAGAGAACTACTTCTAGCATCGACTGTAGATTTTCCAATAAAATCACATAACTACATCACAGAAGACAATATAATGAAGACTAAACTTTTGGGAAGTGACTGCTTATGCATAACAGATGACTGAAATCTCTTCATATACGGTTTTTATATCTTAGATGTAGATTCAATGACTGAAATGTCACTTGTCCAGATGTTCAACTGCATTTATACATGTTAAAAACGGTACTACATGCCCGATAAACAGCTAACAACTGTGGGGACGGGAAACTCATATATGCCACAAGAAAAGTTGCTAACAAGTTAAACATAAGCCAGTGTCCCAAAGCACAGTAAGAGATGACATACTTTCAGAAGTGCACCTCCGCCCGAAACTATGTATCCCGACATGAGTTGCCTTAACAGCACTATTATTGTACACCAGAATCGTGGGAAGATTACGATCGGGATAGTTGGGAATGCACTCCGTTGATATAATTTTGACAAACTTCGTTGCAGGGTATCTTTTCGCCAAATCTTCAAGACATTGCAAAAGCACCCTGCACTCTGGGAATCTGTATAAGACCACTCAGGAATTAGAAAAATCTGTACTGTGATCAATCTCCATGCGATCAACCGAGACACAAGAACTAGTGATGTCAACAACAAGTAATTATTACCCATCTTTGTAGAGCAAGACGACTACCCAAACATCTTGTGGAGCTTGTGACACTTCGCGCACAAAATCAGATCCTGAAATTGGAATCACTGAACCAAACTTTGCTACCTTAGATGCTTCCCTCATCTCAACCAACCTTTTCTTcctatcaaaatcaaattgaaggAACACTCATAGATAATCGAAAGTACAACAAACAATGATTACAATCAAGTCTATTGTGATCCTATTTCAACAGAGTGCAtcaaaaaagaggaaaaaataattgaagaatcAACTTCAACAGAGCAGATGCATTATCATCAAGGATCATTCTTTAGCAAAAGCAAATCAATTACCATATAAGTAACATCCAATCTAGGAAATTAAATCAGCTGAATCAATTTGTAGACTAAGTGATTAGCTACCGATTTGCAGGACAAGTTCCACATCAGCGAAATTGAATACCTGTATTCCTCAAGAAAGCGATCATCGTCGAGATCATCCTCGAGATCTTCAAGCTCCTCCTCGGTTTTGCCATCGATCCAGGTCCGATCCTTGGGCTTTGAATCCTCGTCCTCAGCTGGGGAGAAAGACGGAGGCTTGAACACCGGTGGCTTCTCCGGAAGATTCCCGAGCTTTCTCTGAATATCGTCCCATTGAGTGGAAGTTCCTTCCAAATCCTTGTAAACAAAATGGTAATCCGCCATTGATGTCGATCTTCGCAGTTGCACAATCACTCTGTTTCGACCAATTTATACCATTTTCGTTTCAATCTCGGCCCAATCAGTCCATATTTCTATTCGGCCCAATCTTTCAAATGGACAATTTGGCCCATtcgattaaatttgtaattcaGTTTTCAACTTTGGTTTCAATTACTACAATCTATTAGCATGATTTTAGAATTTGggttttatgaatttgtaacttctttcaaaattaagaattgtattagtaataattatgataatttaaaattgcagTTACAATCTAATCACATTGTTATGTGgggaaataatttttgttgggTTAAGCGttagtaataaatagaaatcgaaataaattaaagaatttatgTACGTacaatataactatataagatttaaaaatagtaaaatgtatTACTATAGTAATAACAATTCAGTAAATCTATACTCCCCAATTCATTTCACACCTAgagacataaaattaaacatatttaaaatggaatcaagacaaaacacaattatttgggAAGCGAAGAGAGTATATCACACTTTTGAAAAAGTTGTTTAAAACAATCTCTTCATATctctctactaaaaataatgaatcacacttttaaaaaaataattatattcgAGAATCGGGAACTGCATGTTTCGAGTTANNNNNNNNNNNNNNNNNNNNNNNNNNNNNNNNNNNNNNNNNNNNNNNNNNNNNNNNNNNNNNNNNNNNNNNNNNNNNNNNNNNNNNNNNNNNNNNNNNNNGAGATATTACTACAAATTTTCCCTCTCTAAGAGTTGTTAGAAATATTGGAATAAAATTCTCGAGCCATAACTcgcggtactctaactattgcaatcaaagaaaaaaacaacGATAAATGAAATAGAgattacaatgaaaattataaaataaaccgaACTATAAATCTTGTAGAGAAAAatcctctttccgcaagacaaattataTCATGGTTAATGCTCATGGGACTTAACACCTTTCCGCAAGAAAAATCCTAACGTATATAATATCTCAAACCTACTAGACACCGATGAACTTGATGGGACTCCAAAAATCATGCAATACAATGTTACTAAAATgtacaataaaatgttgagagcttGAAAGTGAATATGTCTTTGCATTTTATAGGCACAAAATTGGGACATGAGAGATCATGGAAttgaaaatcataaattataaaattaagacaatagaggttacaaaatttgtttaatgCTCATTATCCTATTTCAGATTTGTAAACCAATTATTGATTgtaatctaaataaatattcatgatagttatttataaatatttaaatttattcgCAAAACtcttaaatattcaaaataaggCTAAAATTCATTTGTTATATAGATACATATTAAATATGTGTTGTAATGTCCTTTTCATCAAgtctctatatatattagaTTACTTGAtggagaaaacaaaaaattgtttttttttaattattaacatGGATAAATCTAAACCTTTTGGTTCCAAAAGTTACTTTACGTAGTTAATGCAAGCAATTGATCTCATCATAACTTTATAACGGTTAATCattcatattataataatttcacttgttctaattaatgattaatggtttcaataattattgagaaaaatcAGTTACATCATTATGAATTGTATAATTGTATCACAAATTCATTCCATAActtacatatattttaaaataagaacaaaatttataaatatttcaaaataaagcCAAAACATCATTATGAATTGTATAATTGTATCACAAATCATTCCATAActtacacatattttaaaataaggacaaaatttataaaaatttcaaaataggGTCAAAACTCgtcatttatatatgtatagataagTGGTAACCGCCGTGGATTTTGGTAATATACCTATAAATCCTCTTTCATACGTGATTTAGAATTTGTTATgcctataataataataacttcAAAAGCAtatgtgattttgtttttgtgaaaTTGGGTCCAAAAGGTGGttatttacttaatttcatcatttaataaatgttatgatagaaatgaaaaaaaaataaaaagataaaataaatataaaattctcttattatgaaaattttaaaaagtcgCCCTTAAGCTATGCTATAATCATGCCCGTTCTCTATTCTCCTACGACATAATTTGTCTACTTTAATcagttaaatttttaaaaaatatgccAAAATTAAGTCTTTTCAAGACAGCCTGAAAAAATTGAACTAGTCCTAGTACTATAAAAAGATCAAAAATAAACAACCAATTGATATTGTTGTTGTCTCAaagaaatattgattataaataaataattttttaaaaaaagttggatagtgataaattgaatataaattctacatatataattagatTGTTTGAGTATTTCACTTTTGAAAtcagtttataatttttaattattttttaatcatgttACATATTTAACCtttaagaataaatattttgccTCTTTCTTGCTGCTTTTTCATCCTTTTTTTACATTGTCGTTGGTAATGCCTAGATATAAGTATTTATATGACTATTTCCAAGTGTTTGGTAGTATCATAGTTAACCTATCAAATAAGCATGTGTTATCCCTCTATGGCCCATCCAAACCCGTAGAtttttcctataaatataAGGATATATATCTCACAAAGTTGGTCAGATAGCATTTCTACCTCATTTCTTGTCTACCAAACAACAACGGAAAACCCTTATTTGAGCTTATCTTGACACAAAGCCCGCATTTCTTATCGTACTTTGCAAATCTTTTTATATCTCATCTTTCTTATCAAACGAGCCTATTATTTTGTCTTATAGTACTAAATAGTTTAGGGCTTAGGAATTCCttataattagaattaaaataacaacgCTTATGTGTatcttttcttcctttctatatttatatttctttaataattaaatttgttaatcacttattttattatatgattgtaacaaagaaacaaaaacagGTTAATGACACTCAATCTGcataatggagtaatattttttcaatataaaaaaaataaactaaaccaaatttaaataaaaaataataattatggaattaaGACTGAAATTTTTGGTCAGTTCATTAATTAGTTGCTCAAATAaacaatagtagtatattttttactaaacaattaatttaattcagtTATGTCACTTTGGAGgatatcaaataaatattgtaaacatATATAATCATGAGTCAGTTATTAAAAATCACTAATTAACTAGTATAGATATACTTCGATAGgtaatgtaaaaaaagaagaaacacatataataaaataactaatatacaaatttaattattaaaaaaatagaaatattaaaaaggaagaaaagaaacacataaaaaaaatagagcacaattACAATGgccatccataaaaaatagagcatatttatttatagaaatttttcaataaataataaccctacacatcattccaaTATCATTCtttctcacttatttttttctcatactttcttgtttttttctctttaatcttcccttattaattcaatattaaaatccgtgccaaATATGGAACGGTAATGTGAAATCAGTGCTGTGTTTCCCGACTGCAGAGTATGCAGTCGGATCGAGTCCCGTGAATGATACTTAGTCTGAAAAATTGATGAGTTACGTCTAATCCACTGTCATTGATTAGAAAATTGTGGCAGATGATCACATGAGTTGATCACTACCATTACACTCCGGATAAACCTATCCGTTAGTCCACAACTCCATTATATTAGTTCGTCCACAActccattatatatttatattacacctttctttctttctagCCTACTTGGTTCTCATTGACACTATCACAATGCAAGATGTAGTCCTCCACAAAGGATACGAAGGTAACACACTGCCTCAAAATTACTATCtaatttctcttattttacaaaaactATATTCCAGATTTTAGGTTTGAGGTGATGGATCTCATGTTTTTCCACTCTATACAACTATGAATTTTCTTTGATGTTAATTTGGGGCCCTTTaattttgctttgtttttcaatctttCGAAAATTTTGTCGAGTTTTCAGACGGCAAGGAAACTCTTTCGTGAGGGTGTTTGGGCCGTTCCCATCGAGGATCGTAAAGGGAACGAGTTCACCACAAAAGATCCGCATCGGGTTACTGTACTTTAAAGGACaaaagaaatttgattttaagttTAACTCAAAAGGTTCAAAAGGTCCTAAAGGCCTGCCGAGACATCCAGATTTGTAAAAAACCGGGATAGGCCGATTGTCCCAAAGGGTAAAGGAAATTGTGCAAAAGGGAAAATGCAACTCCGGGTCGGAAGCCGGGCACAAATTCAAGAATGGGGCCtgtttaaaaacaaaaaccccGAATAGGGGATTTATTTTGACGCATATCATCTCCGCTTCAAGGAGATTTCAACACTTATGAGCAGAAGAGGGGGCAATGTTACCAGGCAACAGTTGGTTCCCTAAGGTGGTTGGATAGGGTCAATCAGATTAGACTATGATGGGGGCTTCTGGGACCTTGAACAATGTTAGGATGTTCCAGATAAAGAATCGAATCCCCGAGTACATTTGATGGGGGTTTTGGTTTTAAAGGAAGGGGGAATGCGATTTAAAGGTTCAATGGTTCGAAATTTTTGAAACGAGGTACCCCAGATGTTTTAAGAGGTTCTATCGTGGGAAATTCCCCCCGATATTGATCATCCGAGGTTGCAACCGATAGACCAAGCCGTGGCGAGAGGCCTTCCCAAGGGGAAAAGGCATGAGAATCATGTCGAATCGTGATTTTCTTTCCGGGGGCGTAAACTTTTTTTGCGAACACCGTGTTGGGGGGAAACTTCATCGCAATAAGTTTCCCAAAAAAGGGTGTTCATCGAACGGGGGGCACTTGGGTACATTCATAGGATTTTGGGGTCCCTCACGGTGGCTAGGAGGAAAAAGATTTTGGTCGAAATTGATACTGCGAGAAGACTGTGTTTATGATGAAACATAAAAGGGGGTAGAATTATTCTCAATCGGAATGTGGTGTTTGATGAAAATTCTATGCTTAACTCTACTGTGAAGTCTATTGCTAGCAGAGGATTTGGATGGTGTTGATAAATAGGTGGAGCTGCAAGTCACTCACGATAGTGAATCACAACTCCAATGTGGAGAAGATCAACACACTACTGCTAAAGCCGCTGATACTTCTAGTTCGGATGTTCATCCAACAAGCTCGTCAGAGAAGCATTGCTATTGACAGAGCTAGGAGAACAGATGTGAAGCCTCCGTTGAGGTATGGTTTTGAGGATATGATGGCATATGCATTGCAGGTTGCCAATGAGGTCGAAGATGAGCCTTCAGCAGATGAACCACCTACCTACAAGGAAGTTGTTTCGGGCAGTGAGCGTACCAAGTGGCTCGCTGGAATGAAAGAAGAGATAGAGTCCTGACTTGGGAATTGGTTCCACTGCCTAAGGGGAGAAAGATTGTCACTTGCAAATGgattttcaaaaagaaatttgaataatcCACACGTCAAGTAAATAAAGcgcacatattatataatttcaaaaatcaacatttatcaagtacatatttcaaaacattctgaacaatagtgggaccctctcaccactctatatactatacatttatctacatgcaaaaatgatgaggaagagaagttgccaaaatgcgtcagccaccgacccttataataactgtaactcacatcaacccacgaatcattgatatcttattcctgaaaaatattagtggtttatatgagccacaactcagtgtatataaaccttacctttaattccacatacaAATATCAAATACATTCATTCACCAACATATATCAccggaagtaataaatatcataaacaatttaacattcatatgcatatgcctctccattctttttattattctgtgacacatcaagcctggtatctgcccgggatttccattATATacgacccgaaggtcccttttaattatttgacctttccacgaaggcccctctttgatttgacctttccacgaaggcccctctttgcacattttctttgacccgtaggtccattatcaTTGGATATATGACCCGTAGAACCCAGGGCAAGACTGTCACATATCTTCTTTAATCCAATTATTCAAGTAATTGTAatgctatataaaaatatatccataGCACCACTCACATATTCAATATtccaccatcaatatcaaataacacataaccattttaggctcacatcatataattcaaatattcactccgagcaattaatcacataaaatatgtaaaattaaaagtgatttatacacacctgactATAATAAGTAGTTTACTTGAACCCCAGGTTCCACTTGCTTAATCCTTTTATTTCTTCCGCTAAAATCTTCTGCGGTAATATCTCCATGTATTTCTTCTAACTTCCCCTTCTAATTCTCCTTCTCCATTATCAACTACtctttcaatttttccttctttcttttctccgatattttctttttcttaatactctatcattttctttatttctatttcttggAGACAAATTCTACTGCCTAAAACAAACCTTCCGTCCATTGTATgcatatatctatatatatggataGTACTTTAACATATTAAACTTAGCTATTAGATATAGCCTTGATGGATCACCAAAATACACGTGTAGGGATGCTTAGCTATTCAATATTACAATCTCCACGTGTATGCATTCAAATATTACTATTGTacatgtatatttataatatgaccaGGAAAATTTGGACaactactaataaaatttcatatattacGTACATGTATTACTTGGTATAATTGGTTAGGCAGTTGTCTATTTATATGCATTTGGAGCATGAAATATTTATGTCTACATATAGAATTTATTTGTATACACCGACTATACTTTTAATATCTACTTTCTTGATAATTTTCAAGCTCTATACTATTATAAGTACTTATTATTGTtagaattattttctattttaatgttataaatacttatatattCAACTATCATCTTATCAACTAATATATCTTCTATGACACACTTAATGTGCAATATAATGTGcaatgataataaaatatgctaatttgcaaaataatgtatgtttcggattagggatgtcacagaTTATGTGTGCAAGTTGAAGAAGTCCTTGTATGGACTAAAGCAGTCTCCGAGGCAGTGATATAAGAGGTTTGACAGTTACATGATCAAGCTGGGATTCAGCAGGAGTCCATATGATTGTTGTGTCTATCACAACAAAGTTGATGATGGTTCTATGGTCTATCTTGTTctatatgtggatgatatgctcaTAGCTGCGAAGTCGAAGTCTGAAGTACAGAAGTTGAAAGCTCAGCTTAGTGCTGAGTTTGATatgaaggatttgggtgtTGCGAAGAAAATTCTGGGCATGGAGATTtctagagatagagaaaagaagaagcttTCTCTGTCACAGAAGAGCTACATTGAGAAGATTTTGTCAAGATTTGGCATGTCTGCATCTAAGGCTATTGATACTCCAAGTGCCACGAACATTCATTTGTCATCTGATCTTGCACCGAAATccgtagccaacaca is drawn from Salvia hispanica cultivar TCC Black 2014 chromosome 6, UniMelb_Shisp_WGS_1.0, whole genome shotgun sequence and contains these coding sequences:
- the LOC125193800 gene encoding phosducin-like protein 3, encoding MADYHFVYKDLEGTSTQWDDIQRKLGNLPEKPPVFKPPSFSPAEDEDSKPKDRTWIDGKTEEELEDLEDDLDDDRFLEEYRKKRLVEMREASKVAKFGSVIPISGSDFVREVSQAPQDVWVVVLLYKDGFPECRVLLQCLEDLAKRYPATKFVKIISTECIPNYPDRNLPTILVYNNSAVKATHVGIHSFGRRCTSESVALVLCQADPVLNDGHGEQSRDAVLDGVRKKFLERVVREREDDDGSSSD